The following proteins are co-located in the Solanum pennellii chromosome 1, SPENNV200 genome:
- the LOC114075553 gene encoding uncharacterized protein LOC114075553, with product MTSKYLNLRFKFGGMLVSEVGPVYVGGRTAYVDNVDEDHLSIPELADYAKSFGISKLGKTYAAPSLGGDLVELKNDMDICSMALFMHDGDTIDIYVCDNTILDDVGPSEGQISQSLSQVVESFNSHGESLTAQPKKSDLGLGSSSSFPATERLENDGIARVEQECQQESDDDYSSIDWTDTEEEVEPTIQQGTEPSIQQEVEPITQENAEEDIDSDSVCSDQSIDYGSDVHEELRIVKEDVRKLRESRRRKKKEKPKGFLGEVGFDEGYEDIEKGKKNFKGKLTEDEPYYDSSDCDSFQSDEEEPVSDDELEGGSLRGRKKSNRVVYDSSCDIVIWQCGLIFESVKQFREAVTKYAIKKGVELDKYVNESTRVRVKCKSGCPWLLYASKEGRSENFTIKTYNPRHKCTRTTNNILCNSKFLCKYLKDRIISQPSIKGWEIQELVRKELNVHVGKAVCLKTRKIILKEIMGDHVAEFNRILDYKDMLLQTNPGSTCVVKLKDSESGSGMKQFHSFYICFDAMKKGFQQGCRRCIGLDGCFLKGICRGQLLVAVAKDANNQMYPIAWAVIDTESKLTWKWFMTILKDDLNLGNGSQLTIISDMQKGLIAAVDELFPECEHRMCARHILANWSQNFRGLERRKKFWACARSTFEAQFKYNINALTKLGIGIVESLIKYNKETWCKAFIQTFSKCDSIDNNMAESFNSWILGPRNKTIVTMLEEIRVKVMSRVSKSRAFAETWTDGISPMAMMVFNTNVTRSMQCNIEWNGDVGFEVLEGVYKHTVNLGQQKCSCRSWELKGIPCAHGIAAMNHLNMDASQAISSWYRKDTYMKTYSHFIQPVPNMEMWPESRNPMVEPPEARQMPGRPPRNRRREIGEVRKAGKLPRMGTVMTCSLSKGPNHNKRNCPKNPKPKSTPTPTQESTTGKKRGRGHYERTSTSKTGTRRGAGSGYKKRPKVVGQGVFVADTGYTCINQGLSSRRRVNTGVVSSAHVTGDIGFKPTKGLKWKGKQAMTQRQLQVESVVRRIQTRSKADGIQTRSQAKGKSLSKKTS from the exons ATGACTAGTAAGTACCTCAATTTAAGGTTCAAATTTGGGGGTATGTTGGTGAGTGAGGTAGGTCCAGTATATGTTGGGGGTAGGACTGCATATGTAGACAATGTGGATGAAGATCATTTATCAATTCCTGAACTTGCAGATTATGCTAAGTCTTTTGGGATTAGTAAGTTAGGAAAAACATATGCAGCTCCATCTCTAGGGGGTGATTTGGTggaattgaaaaatgacatgGACATTTGTAGCATGGCATTATTTATGCATGATGGGGACACAATAGATATTTATGTGTGTGATAACACTATTCTGGATGATGTGGGTCCCAGTGAAGGTCAAATTAGTCAATCTTTAAGTCAAGTGGTTGAGTCTTTTAATTCACATGGGGAATCTCTAACTGCACAACCAAAAAAATCAGATCTAGGTTTAGGTTCCTCTTCTTCCTTTCCAGCTACTGAAAGACTTGAAAATGATGGGATTGCAAGGGTCGAACAAGAATGCCAACAAGAAAGTGATGATGATTATTCTTCAATAGATTGGACTGATACTGAAGAAGAAGTTGAACCAACTATCCAACAAGGAACTGAACCTTCTATTCAACAAGAAGTTGAGCCAATTACCCAAGAAAATGCAGAGGAAGACATAGACAGTGATTCTGTCTGTTCTGACCAGTCTATTGACTATGGTAGTGATGTGCATGAGGAGTTGAGAATTGTTAAGGAAGATGTGAGAAAACTTAGAGAAAGTAGgaggagaaagaagaaggaaaaaccaAAAGGTTTTTTAGGTGAAGTTGGATTTGATGAAGGGTATGAGGAtattgaaaaagggaaaaagaatttCAAGGGTAAGCTAACAGAGGATGAGCCATACTATGACAGTTCTGACTGTGATAGTTTTCAAAGTGATGAAGAAGAACCTGTTTCTGATGATGAACTTGAAGGAGGGAGTTTAAGGGGGAGAAAGAAGAGTAATAGGGTGGTATATGATTCTTCTTGTGATATTGTAATATGGCAGtgtggtttgatatttgaaagtgTAAAGCAATTTAGAGAGGCAGTTACAAAATATGCTATAAAAAAAGGAGTTGAGTTAGATAAGTATGTGAATGAGAGTACTAGAGTGAGAGTGAAGTGTAAAAGTGGTTGTCCATGGCTGTTGTATGCAAGCAAGGAAGGAAGGAGTGAGAACTTTACTATCAAGACATACAATCCAAGGCACAAATGTACCAGGACAACCAATAATATTTTGTGTAATTCAAAGTTCTTATGCAAGTATCTGAAAGATAGGATTATTTCTCAACCTAGTATAAAAGGGTGGGAGATACAAGAATTGGTGAGGAAAGAGTTGAATGTTCATGTAGGCAAGGCAGTTTgtttaaaaacaagaaaaattattttaaaggaaattatgGGAGATCATGTGGCAGAATTTAACAGAATCCTAGACTACAAGGATATGTTACTCCAAACAAATCCTGGTAGCACTTGTGTTGTGAAGCTTAAAGATTCAGAATCAGGAAGTGGGATGAAACAATTTCactctttttatatttgttttgatgctatgaaaaagggttttcaacaaGGATGCAGAAGATGTATAGGGCTAGATGGGTGTTTTCTAAAGGGAATTTGCAGGGGTCAACTTTTGGTAGCTGTTGCTAAAGATGCAAACAACCAAATGTATCCAATAGCATGGGCAGTCATTGATACTGAAAGCAAGTTGACATGGAAATGGTTCATGACCATTCTGAAAGATGATCTTAATCTAGGAAATGGTTCCCAGCTAACTATCATTAGTGATATGCAAAAG GGACTAATAGCTGCTGTAGATGAACTATTTCCAGAATGTGAGCACAGAATGTGTGCTAGACACATATTAGCAAATTGGTCACAAAACTTCAGAGGCttagagagaagaaagaaattttGGGCTTGTGCTAGATCAACATTTGAGGCACAATTTAAGTACAATATAAATGCCCTGACCAAGCTGGGAATAGGTATTGTTGAATCCCTTATCAAATACAACAAGGAGACATGGTGTAAAGCTTTtattcaaacattttcaaagtGTGATAGCATAGATAACAACATGGCAGAGAGTTTCAATTCTTGGATCTTGGGACCTAGGAACAAGACCATTGTAACTATGTTGGAAGAAATTAGAGTTAAGGTGATGAGTAGAGTGAGTAAGTCAAGAGCATTTGCTGAAACATGGACAGATGGAATAtctccaatggcaatgatggtatTCAATACAAATGTAACAAGATCAATGCAGTGCAACATTGAATGGAATGGTGATGTTGGATTTGAAGTGTTAGAAGGGGTATACAAGCATACTGTGAACTTGGGTCAACAAAAATGTAGTTGCAGATCATGGGAATTAAAAGGTATCCCATGTGCACATGGTATAGCAGCAATGAACCACTTGAACATGGATGCATCACAAGCAATATCTAGTTGGTATAGAAAAGACACATATATGAAGACATATTCTCATTTCATTCAACCAGTCCCAAACATGGAAATGTGGCCTGAAAGTAGAAACCCAATGGTTGAACCACCTGAGGCAAGACAAATGCCTGGTAGGCCACCAAGGaacagaagaagagaaattggtgAAGTGAGAAAAGCTGGAAAGTTGCCAAGAATGGGGACAGTAATGACATGTTCACTTAGCAAAGGACCAAATCATAACAAGAGAAATTGtccaaaaaatcctaaacctaagTCTACACCAACACCCACTCAAGAG TCCACCACTGGAAAAAAGAGGGGTAGAGGTCATTATGAAAGAACAAGCACCAGTAAGACTGGTACAAGAAGAGGTGCAGGAAGTGGTTACAAGAAGAGGCCTAAAGTTGTTGGACAAGGTGTATTTGTTGCTGATACTGGATATACGTGTATTAAT CAAGGATTGTCTAGCAGAAGGAGGGTTAATACTGGTGTGGTGAGTTCTGCACATGTGACAGGTGATATTGGTTTTAAACCTACCAAGGGACTGAAGTGGAAAGGCAAACAGGCCATGACTCAAAGACAACTTCAAGTCGAAAGTGTTGTGCGTCGTATTCAAACCAGATCAAAAGCTGATGGCATTCAAACAAGGTCACAAGCCAAAGGAAAATCACTCTCAAAGAAAACTTCTTAG